A DNA window from Streptosporangiales bacterium contains the following coding sequences:
- a CDS encoding oxidoreductase translates to MDEIRVAVVGYGLAGRVFHAPLIQAHEGLRLVSVVTSNQERQRQVRQACPGVLVFDRVDQLWQRAADHDLVVIATPTESHLPLAKRAIEAGLAVVVDKPFAVDAASAAELVAAAEAKSVPLTVFQNRRLDSDQLTLRRLLAEGALGQVLRYESRFERWQPQVRSDRWRDVTPADRGGGVLLDLGSHLVDQALHLFGPAEVVHADVRSVRGGVSDDFAFVVLAHGNQEQSHLSVGAMFGAPGPRLRVVGTAATFVVYDVDNQEEQLRAGLRPSHAAYGIEDSDGWGWLATGGSWLPVAPEPGAWPQFYADVHRALTEGTPLPVDPRDAVETQRLLDEARALATGRAEDAWRS, encoded by the coding sequence GCACGAGGGCCTGCGGCTGGTCTCCGTGGTCACGTCGAACCAGGAGCGGCAGCGGCAGGTCAGGCAGGCGTGCCCCGGTGTGCTGGTGTTCGACCGGGTGGACCAGCTGTGGCAGCGGGCCGCCGACCACGACCTCGTGGTCATCGCGACGCCGACCGAGAGCCACCTGCCGCTGGCCAAGCGCGCGATCGAGGCCGGGCTGGCCGTCGTGGTGGACAAGCCGTTCGCCGTCGACGCGGCGTCGGCGGCGGAGCTGGTCGCCGCGGCGGAGGCGAAGAGCGTGCCGTTGACCGTGTTCCAGAACCGGCGGCTCGACTCCGACCAGCTGACGTTGCGCAGGCTCCTCGCCGAGGGCGCGCTCGGGCAGGTGCTCAGGTACGAGTCGCGGTTCGAGCGCTGGCAGCCGCAGGTGCGCAGCGACCGCTGGCGGGACGTGACCCCGGCCGACCGCGGTGGTGGCGTGCTGCTCGACCTGGGCAGCCACCTGGTCGACCAGGCGCTGCACCTGTTCGGTCCTGCCGAGGTGGTGCACGCCGACGTCAGGAGCGTCCGTGGCGGGGTGTCGGACGACTTCGCGTTCGTCGTGCTGGCGCACGGGAACCAGGAGCAGTCGCACCTCTCCGTCGGCGCGATGTTCGGCGCGCCGGGGCCGCGGCTGCGTGTGGTGGGCACCGCGGCGACCTTCGTCGTATACGACGTGGACAACCAGGAGGAGCAGCTGCGCGCGGGGTTGCGCCCCAGCCATGCGGCGTACGGTATCGAGGACTCGGACGGCTGGGGATGGCTGGCCACCGGCGGCAGTTGGCTGCCGGTCGCGCCTGAACCCGGTGCCTGGCCGCAGTTCTACGCCGACGTCCACCGTGCGTTGACGGAGGGCACCCCGCTGCCCGTCGACCCCCGCGACGCGGTGGAGACGCAGCGGCTGCTCGACGAGGCACGGGCACTCGCCACCGGGAGAGCGGAGGACGCGTGGCGCTCGTAA